A region of Streptomyces halobius DNA encodes the following proteins:
- the acnA gene encoding aconitate hydratase AcnA yields MSANSFNARSTLQVGDESYEIFRLDKVEGSARLPYSLKVLLENLLRTEDGANITADHIRAIGGWDSQAQPSQEIQFTPARVIMQDFTGVPCVVDLATMREAVKELGGNPAKINPLAPAELVIDHSVIADKFGTNDAFAQNVELEYGRNKERYQFLRWGQTAFDEFKVVPPGTGIVHQVNIEHLARSIMVRNGQAYPDTLVGTDSHTTMVNGLGVLGWGVGGIEAEAAMLGQPVSMLIPRVVGFKLTGELTPGTTATDLVLTITEMLRQHGVVGKFVEFYGEGVAATSLANRATIGNMSPEFGSTAAIFPIDGETLNYLKLTGRSEQQVALVEAYAKEQGLWLDPAAEPDFSEKLELDLSTVVPSIAGPKRPQDRIVLAEAAQQFSQDVRNYVGEADEEAGKESFPASDAPAVDHNGVPTKPTQVTAPDGTVYEIDHGAVTVAAITSCTNTSNPYVMVAAALVAKKAVEKGLTRKPWVKTTLAPGSKVVMDYYDRAGLTPYLDKLGFNLVGYGCTTCIGNSGPLPEEVSQAVNEADLAVTSVLSGNRNFEGRINPDVKMNYLASPPLVVAYAIAGSMKVDITKEAIGKDTEGDPVYLKDIWPSEAEVNEVVASAIGQDMFATSYEDVFAGDAQWQALPIPTGNTFEWDAESTYVRKPPYFEGMTMETTPVEDISGARVLAKLGDSVTTDHISPAGAIKADTPAGKYLTEHGVERRDFNSYGSRRGNHEVMIRGTFANIRLRNQIAPGTEGGFTRDFTRAAEGEGGAPVSFIYDASQNYQAAGIPLVILAGKEYGSGSSRDWAAKGTALLGVKAVVAESYERIHRSNLIGMGVLPLQFPEGASALTLGLTGEETFSITGITALNDGGIPETVKVTTDTGVEFDAKVRIDTPGEADYYRNGGIMQYVLRSLIRK; encoded by the coding sequence GTGTCGGCGAACAGCTTCAACGCCCGCAGCACGCTGCAGGTGGGCGACGAGTCGTACGAGATCTTCCGGCTGGACAAGGTCGAGGGCTCCGCCCGTCTGCCGTACAGCCTGAAGGTGCTGCTGGAGAATCTGCTCCGCACCGAGGACGGTGCGAACATCACCGCCGACCACATCCGGGCGATCGGCGGCTGGGACTCCCAGGCCCAGCCCAGCCAGGAGATCCAGTTCACGCCGGCCCGCGTGATCATGCAGGACTTCACCGGCGTGCCCTGTGTCGTGGACCTCGCCACCATGCGTGAGGCCGTCAAGGAGCTCGGCGGCAACCCGGCGAAGATCAACCCGCTCGCCCCGGCCGAGCTGGTCATCGACCACTCCGTCATCGCCGACAAGTTCGGCACCAACGACGCGTTCGCGCAGAACGTGGAGCTGGAGTACGGGCGCAACAAGGAGCGTTACCAGTTCCTGCGCTGGGGTCAGACCGCGTTCGACGAGTTCAAGGTCGTCCCCCCGGGCACCGGCATCGTCCACCAGGTGAACATCGAGCACCTGGCCCGTAGCATCATGGTCCGTAACGGCCAGGCGTACCCGGACACCCTCGTCGGCACCGACTCGCACACCACCATGGTCAACGGCCTCGGCGTGCTGGGCTGGGGCGTCGGCGGCATCGAGGCCGAGGCGGCGATGCTCGGCCAGCCGGTCTCGATGCTGATCCCGCGCGTGGTCGGCTTCAAGCTGACCGGTGAGCTGACGCCGGGCACCACCGCCACCGACCTCGTCCTCACCATCACCGAGATGCTGCGCCAGCACGGCGTCGTCGGCAAGTTCGTCGAGTTCTACGGCGAGGGCGTGGCCGCGACGAGCCTCGCCAACCGCGCCACCATCGGCAACATGTCGCCGGAGTTCGGTTCCACGGCCGCCATCTTCCCGATCGACGGCGAGACGCTGAACTACCTCAAGCTGACCGGGCGCTCCGAGCAGCAGGTCGCGCTGGTCGAGGCGTACGCCAAGGAGCAGGGGCTGTGGCTCGACCCGGCCGCCGAGCCGGACTTCTCCGAGAAGCTGGAGCTGGATCTGTCGACGGTGGTGCCGTCGATCGCCGGTCCGAAGCGTCCGCAGGACCGGATCGTGCTGGCCGAGGCCGCGCAGCAGTTCTCGCAGGACGTCCGCAACTACGTCGGCGAGGCGGACGAGGAGGCGGGCAAGGAATCCTTCCCGGCCTCCGACGCCCCGGCGGTGGACCACAACGGCGTGCCGACCAAGCCGACCCAGGTCACCGCGCCCGACGGCACGGTGTACGAGATCGACCACGGCGCCGTCACCGTCGCCGCGATCACCTCCTGCACCAACACCTCGAACCCGTACGTCATGGTCGCCGCCGCGCTGGTGGCCAAGAAGGCGGTCGAGAAGGGCCTGACCCGCAAGCCCTGGGTCAAGACCACCCTGGCCCCCGGGTCCAAGGTCGTCATGGATTACTACGACCGCGCCGGCCTCACCCCGTACCTCGACAAGCTGGGCTTCAACCTCGTCGGTTACGGCTGCACCACCTGCATCGGCAACTCCGGCCCGCTGCCGGAGGAGGTCTCCCAGGCCGTCAACGAGGCCGACCTGGCCGTCACTTCGGTGCTCTCCGGCAACCGCAACTTCGAGGGCCGGATCAATCCCGATGTCAAGATGAACTACCTGGCGTCCCCGCCGCTGGTCGTCGCCTACGCCATCGCCGGCTCCATGAAGGTGGACATCACCAAGGAGGCCATCGGCAAGGACACCGAGGGCGACCCGGTCTACCTGAAGGACATCTGGCCCTCCGAGGCCGAGGTCAACGAGGTCGTCGCCTCCGCGATCGGCCAGGACATGTTCGCGACCTCGTACGAGGACGTCTTCGCGGGTGACGCCCAGTGGCAGGCGCTGCCGATCCCGACCGGCAACACCTTCGAGTGGGACGCCGAGTCCACCTACGTCCGCAAGCCCCCGTACTTCGAGGGCATGACGATGGAGACCACCCCGGTCGAGGACATCTCCGGCGCCCGGGTGCTGGCCAAGCTGGGTGACTCGGTCACCACCGACCACATCTCCCCGGCGGGCGCCATCAAGGCGGACACCCCGGCGGGCAAGTACCTCACCGAGCACGGCGTCGAGCGCCGCGACTTCAACAGCTACGGCTCGCGCCGCGGTAACCACGAGGTCATGATCCGCGGCACCTTCGCCAACATCCGTCTGCGCAACCAGATCGCGCCGGGCACCGAGGGCGGCTTCACCCGCGACTTCACGCGGGCCGCCGAAGGCGAGGGGGGTGCTCCGGTCTCCTTCATCTACGACGCGTCGCAGAACTACCAGGCTGCCGGCATCCCACTGGTCATCCTGGCCGGCAAGGAGTACGGCTCCGGCTCGTCCCGCGACTGGGCCGCCAAGGGCACCGCGCTGCTCGGCGTCAAGGCCGTCGTCGCCGAGTCCTACGAGCGCATCCACCGCTCGAACCTGATCGGCATGGGCGTGCTCCCGCTCCAGTTCCCCGAGGGCGCCTCGGCCCTGACCCTGGGCCTGACCGGCGAGGAGACCTTCTCCATCACCGGCATCACCGCCCTGAACGACGGCGGCATCCCGGAGACCGTCAAGGTCACCACCGACACCGGTGTGGAGTTCGACGCCAAGGTGCGCATCGACACCCCCGGCGAGGCGGACTACTACCGCAACGGCGGCATCATGCAGTACGTGCTGCGCTCGCTGATCCGCAAGTAA
- a CDS encoding stealth family protein translates to MRSRFKAVGERLLPTPVRERRAEQRRIAKAEEAERKRAERIAQRRQALLESDSALREIVVDGRTFYGRVVDGSTAADTSARNLNLVADALEQAGIGYFLVPGHSSTRHVLGVRLADRKRFLESLRELYRGTAFYAATPSREGLPAESVLYADGALPTAVKRSDTIRFGEILLGPAGQVLADLDFGCDVEFWRDGSKLLESEGGPARIAKLRTQAPPDVLADALVAPRRNAVSDVLPAAAQKTAVLRVRGRDVPTFAEFLQPRIDAVDFPIDVVYTWVDGSDPELRAKREFYRTGAPPRISARETGASRYTSHDELKYSLRSLEMYAEFIRHVYVVTDGQTPSWLNLDAPGITVVDHKEIFSDPDALPVFNSHAIGTQLHHIPGLSEHYLYFNDDVFVGRPMTPQQFFHGNGIARLPFSPFQFGLGEPHPEEPAPNSAGKNVRQLLLESNGRFITNKFMHTPHPQIRSVMRELEERFAADIDRTSRSRFRSTTDIAMGASLHHHYAHLTGRAVPGTFRFRYVDIGQEDAQERLAELERTHRFDFFCLNDVDVPAEAQERVTARLHTFLESYFPYPSAFERT, encoded by the coding sequence ATGCGGTCACGGTTCAAGGCCGTGGGGGAACGCCTGCTCCCGACCCCGGTGCGAGAGAGGCGCGCGGAGCAGCGCCGTATCGCCAAGGCGGAGGAGGCGGAGCGGAAGCGAGCCGAGCGGATCGCTCAGCGTCGCCAAGCCCTGCTGGAGTCGGACAGTGCGCTGCGGGAGATCGTCGTCGACGGCCGGACGTTCTACGGCCGGGTCGTCGACGGGTCCACCGCCGCCGATACGTCGGCCCGTAACCTCAACCTGGTGGCCGACGCCTTGGAGCAGGCCGGGATCGGCTACTTCCTCGTGCCCGGGCACTCCAGCACGAGGCACGTTCTGGGGGTGCGCCTGGCCGACCGCAAGCGGTTTCTGGAGTCACTCCGGGAGCTCTACCGCGGCACCGCCTTCTACGCCGCCACACCCAGCCGCGAGGGCCTGCCCGCGGAATCCGTTCTCTACGCGGACGGCGCTCTTCCCACCGCTGTGAAGAGATCGGACACCATCCGCTTCGGCGAGATCCTGCTCGGCCCCGCCGGCCAGGTCCTGGCGGACCTCGACTTCGGTTGTGATGTGGAGTTCTGGCGAGACGGCTCGAAGCTTCTGGAGAGCGAAGGAGGCCCCGCACGCATCGCCAAACTGCGCACCCAGGCCCCTCCGGACGTCCTCGCGGACGCTCTGGTCGCACCGCGCCGCAATGCCGTCTCGGATGTGCTGCCCGCCGCGGCGCAGAAGACGGCCGTCCTCCGGGTGCGGGGACGTGACGTCCCCACCTTCGCCGAATTCCTCCAACCCCGCATCGACGCGGTCGACTTCCCCATCGATGTCGTCTATACGTGGGTGGACGGCTCGGATCCGGAGCTGCGGGCCAAGCGTGAGTTCTACCGCACGGGCGCCCCGCCGCGTATCAGCGCCAGAGAGACCGGCGCATCCCGGTACACCAGCCATGACGAGCTGAAGTACTCACTGCGCTCCCTTGAGATGTATGCGGAGTTCATCCGCCATGTCTATGTCGTCACCGACGGCCAGACGCCGTCATGGCTCAACCTCGACGCTCCCGGAATCACGGTCGTCGACCACAAGGAGATCTTCTCGGACCCGGACGCGCTTCCGGTCTTCAACTCGCATGCGATAGGCACCCAACTGCACCACATACCAGGGCTGTCCGAGCACTATCTCTATTTCAACGACGACGTGTTCGTCGGCCGACCGATGACACCGCAGCAGTTCTTCCACGGCAACGGAATCGCCCGCCTCCCCTTCTCGCCCTTCCAGTTCGGCCTGGGCGAGCCCCACCCCGAGGAGCCGGCGCCGAACTCCGCCGGCAAGAACGTACGGCAACTCCTGCTGGAGTCGAACGGCCGGTTCATCACCAACAAGTTCATGCACACCCCGCACCCGCAGATCCGTTCGGTGATGCGTGAGTTGGAGGAGCGGTTCGCCGCGGACATCGACCGCACCAGCCGTTCCCGTTTCCGCTCGACCACCGACATCGCCATGGGTGCGTCCCTGCACCACCACTACGCTCACCTCACCGGGCGCGCGGTCCCCGGCACCTTCCGCTTCCGGTACGTCGACATCGGACAAGAGGATGCTCAGGAGCGCCTGGCCGAGCTGGAGCGGACGCACCGCTTCGACTTCTTCTGCCTCAACGACGTCGACGTCCCAGCCGAGGCCCAGGAGCGGGTCACCGCCCGTCTCCACACCTTCCTCGAAAGCTACTTCCCCTACCCCAGCGCCTTCGAGCGCACGTAG
- a CDS encoding DDE-type integrase/transposase/recombinase, which produces MYRILSAAGHNGERRRQATHPARAIPELVATGPSQVFTWDITKLPGPDKGIWYHAYVIIDIFSRYIVGHTVERAETAERAEELIRATVERNGIVPETVHADRGTSMTSKKVSQLLIDLGIARSHSRPRVSNDNPYSESQFRTTKYAADYPERFDSLTHAREWMDAFITYYNHEHRHSGIGLHTPASIHFGTAKEVRDQRAAALAEAYERHPERFARRPKPPRYPATSGSTTQRNVGNPNHKAHSTANVSFDLTTTGPSRRFENRGCCHTPHRPASSAGMMEGRALRAWCAGAQVGQDVCRAGAATLVVAAPAPVGGGVWPSLRWGACGALTSCLHEGCRPRCDQKQEEWLLHCNDRACRRS; this is translated from the coding sequence ATGTACCGGATCCTGTCCGCCGCCGGGCACAACGGCGAACGCCGCCGCCAGGCCACTCACCCCGCCAGGGCAATCCCCGAACTGGTGGCGACCGGCCCGTCGCAGGTGTTCACCTGGGACATCACCAAGCTGCCCGGTCCGGACAAGGGCATCTGGTACCACGCCTACGTCATCATCGACATCTTCAGCCGCTACATCGTCGGCCACACCGTCGAGCGGGCCGAAACGGCTGAGCGGGCCGAGGAGTTGATCCGCGCGACCGTCGAGCGCAACGGCATCGTGCCCGAAACGGTGCACGCGGACCGCGGCACCTCGATGACCAGCAAGAAGGTCTCCCAACTGCTGATCGACCTCGGCATCGCCAGGAGTCACTCGCGCCCCAGGGTCAGCAACGACAATCCGTACTCGGAAAGCCAGTTCAGGACCACGAAGTACGCCGCCGACTACCCGGAACGGTTCGATTCGCTGACCCATGCCCGGGAGTGGATGGACGCCTTCATCACCTACTACAACCACGAGCACAGGCACTCCGGGATCGGCCTGCACACCCCCGCCTCGATCCACTTCGGCACTGCGAAGGAGGTCCGAGACCAACGGGCTGCCGCTCTCGCCGAGGCATACGAGCGTCACCCCGAACGCTTCGCCCGCCGACCGAAGCCCCCCAGATACCCGGCCACGTCTGGATCAACGACCCAACGAAACGTAGGGAACCCGAACCACAAGGCTCATAGCACCGCGAACGTCTCATTTGACTTGACAACTACCGGCCCCTCACGAAGGTTTGAGAATCGAGGCTGCTGCCACACGCCTCACCGCCCCGCCAGCTCTGCGGGGATGATGGAGGGCCGGGCGCTCCGCGCATGGTGTGCGGGTGCGCAAGTCGGCCAGGATGTTTGCCGAGCTGGTGCAGCGACACTGGTCGTTGCTGCACCAGCTCCGGTTGGAGGTGGCGTGTGGCCAAGTCTTCGCTGGGGCGCCTGCGGCGCATTAACCTCGTGCCTGCACGAGGGCTGTCGTCCAAGGTGTGATCAAAAACAAGAGGAGTGGCTCCTGCACTGCAACGATCGGGCTTGTCGAAGGTCCTGA
- a CDS encoding S16 family serine protease — protein MITRPSRDGAPARPRSRARALALSAVPPAALLAVAGLAPLPYAVARPGQTTDVLGAHRGAEVISISGAPVRKTSGQLRMATILATAPRAENRLGDVIDGWFRTDRAVMPKDTVFPSGLTDAEIAKHNRADMTSSQDAATAAALGYLKKDPDQVKVKLKLSDVGGPSAGLLFSLGIVDKLDGDGNGGDLTGGRKIAGTGTIDADGTVGPVGGVALKSQAAKRDAASVFLVPKADCSNARSAPDGLRLIPVTTLKDAVQSLRALAKGGEVPSC, from the coding sequence GTGATCACTCGCCCCTCCCGTGACGGAGCACCCGCCCGACCTCGCTCCCGTGCCCGTGCCCTCGCGCTCAGCGCCGTACCGCCCGCGGCACTGCTGGCCGTCGCGGGGCTCGCGCCGCTGCCCTACGCCGTCGCGCGGCCCGGCCAGACCACGGATGTCCTGGGTGCGCACCGCGGCGCCGAGGTCATCTCCATCAGCGGTGCCCCGGTGCGCAAGACCAGCGGCCAACTGCGGATGGCGACGATCCTGGCGACCGCGCCGCGTGCCGAGAACCGCCTGGGTGATGTGATCGACGGCTGGTTCCGTACCGACCGTGCCGTGATGCCGAAGGACACCGTCTTTCCGTCCGGATTGACCGACGCGGAGATCGCGAAGCACAACCGCGCGGACATGACGTCGTCGCAGGACGCCGCGACGGCGGCCGCGCTCGGGTATCTGAAGAAGGACCCGGACCAGGTGAAGGTGAAACTGAAGCTCAGCGATGTGGGCGGGCCGAGCGCCGGACTGCTCTTCTCCCTCGGCATCGTCGACAAACTGGACGGCGACGGCAACGGCGGCGATCTCACCGGCGGTCGCAAGATCGCTGGTACGGGCACCATCGACGCGGACGGGACGGTGGGCCCCGTCGGCGGGGTGGCGCTGAAGTCGCAGGCGGCCAAGCGCGACGCGGCGAGCGTCTTCCTCGTACCGAAGGCCGACTGCTCGAACGCGCGGTCCGCCCCCGACGGTCTGCGGCTGATACCCGTCACCACCCTCAAGGACGCGGTCCAGTCCCTGCGCGCACTGGCGAAGGGCGGCGAGGTGCCGAGCTGCTGA
- a CDS encoding helix-turn-helix domain-containing protein, producing MADDYLVRIGRLIRDARQHRGWTQSQLAEALGTSQSAVNRIERGNQNISLEMIARIGEALDSEIISLGYAGPMHLRVVGGRRLSGSIDVKTSKNACVALLCATLLNAGRTTLRRVARIEEVYRILEVLGSIGVRTRWINDGNDLEIITPAELNLDTMDTEAARRTRSVIMFLGPLLHRMDHFKLPYAGGCDLGTRTVTPHMTALRHFGLEITATDGTYIAEVDRDVAPKRAIVLTERGDTVTENALLAAARHDGVTVIRNASSNYMVQDLCFFLEELGVRVEGVGTTTLTVHGVAHIDRDVDYAPSEDPVEAMSLLAAAVVTESELTIRRVPVEFLEIELAVLDEMGLDHERSPEYAADNGRTRLIDLTVRPSKLQAPLDKIHPMPFPGLNIDNVPFFAAIASSAQGQTLIHDWVYDNRAIYLTDLNRLGAQVKLLDPHRVLVDGPTRWRSSEMMCPPALRPAVVVLLAMMAAEGTSVLRNVYVINRGYEDLAERLNSIGAQIEIFRDI from the coding sequence ATGGCAGACGACTACCTGGTACGCATCGGCAGGCTCATCCGGGACGCGCGACAGCATCGAGGCTGGACACAGAGTCAGCTCGCGGAGGCGCTCGGCACCAGTCAGAGTGCGGTGAACCGTATCGAGCGCGGGAATCAGAACATCAGTCTTGAGATGATCGCGCGTATCGGAGAGGCCCTCGATAGCGAGATCATCTCGCTCGGCTATGCCGGCCCGATGCATCTGCGGGTGGTCGGTGGCCGTCGGCTGTCCGGCAGCATCGATGTGAAGACGAGCAAGAACGCCTGCGTCGCGCTGCTTTGTGCCACGCTCCTCAACGCGGGCCGGACAACTCTGCGCCGGGTGGCCCGTATCGAGGAGGTCTACCGGATCCTCGAAGTGCTGGGCAGCATCGGCGTCCGCACCCGGTGGATCAACGACGGCAACGACCTTGAGATCATCACGCCGGCCGAGCTCAACCTCGACACGATGGACACCGAGGCGGCCCGCCGCACCCGTAGCGTCATCATGTTCCTCGGCCCGCTGCTGCACCGGATGGACCACTTCAAGCTGCCGTACGCGGGTGGTTGCGACCTCGGCACCCGGACCGTGACACCGCATATGACGGCGCTGCGGCACTTCGGTCTGGAGATCACCGCGACCGACGGCACCTACATCGCCGAGGTCGACCGCGACGTCGCCCCCAAGCGCGCGATCGTCCTGACCGAGCGCGGCGACACCGTCACCGAGAACGCGCTGCTCGCCGCGGCCCGGCACGACGGCGTCACGGTCATCCGCAACGCCTCCTCCAACTACATGGTCCAAGATCTCTGCTTCTTCCTGGAGGAGTTGGGCGTCCGGGTCGAGGGCGTCGGCACGACCACGCTCACCGTCCACGGCGTCGCGCACATCGACCGCGATGTGGACTACGCGCCCTCCGAGGACCCGGTCGAGGCGATGAGCCTGCTGGCGGCGGCGGTTGTCACCGAATCGGAGCTGACGATCCGTCGGGTGCCGGTGGAATTCCTGGAGATCGAGCTGGCGGTCCTGGACGAGATGGGCCTGGACCATGAGCGCAGCCCGGAGTACGCCGCGGACAACGGCCGCACCCGGCTGATCGATCTGACGGTCCGCCCCTCCAAGCTCCAGGCCCCCCTGGACAAGATCCACCCGATGCCGTTCCCGGGCCTCAATATCGACAACGTCCCCTTCTTCGCGGCCATCGCCTCCAGCGCCCAGGGCCAGACCCTCATCCACGACTGGGTCTACGACAACCGCGCGATCTATCTGACCGATCTGAACCGGCTGGGCGCCCAGGTCAAGCTGCTCGACCCGCACCGGGTGCTGGTCGACGGCCCGACCCGCTGGCGCTCCTCGGAAATGATGTGCCCCCCGGCCCTGCGGCCGGCCGTGGTCGTCCTGCTCGCCATGATGGCCGCGGAGGGCACGTCCGTCCTGCGCAATGTCTATGTCATCAACCGGGGTTACGAGGACCTGGCGGAACGGCTCAACTCGATCGGCGCGCAGATCGAGATCTTCCGCGACATCTGA
- a CDS encoding site-specific integrase, with protein MKKEIREASKPMSDDELRAAVEKRFTEYRRGLFKSGDIKDLKPGEMILVCGGDGAGGMGCTTSTTLDRMIAWYIGLDEIEACARTKSPKCLKDLALNALKVKWLRHFYASEELEAGESIVSLARWLGHSDPGSTLRKYSHFLPRAGARGSAAIDAIFA; from the coding sequence ATGAAGAAGGAGATCCGCGAAGCCAGCAAGCCGATGTCGGACGACGAACTTCGTGCAGCCGTGGAGAAGCGGTTCACCGAGTACCGGCGCGGGCTATTCAAAAGCGGAGACATCAAGGACCTCAAGCCCGGCGAAATGATCCTCGTGTGCGGTGGCGACGGCGCCGGTGGAATGGGCTGCACCACAAGCACCACCCTCGACCGGATGATCGCCTGGTACATCGGCTTGGACGAGATCGAGGCATGTGCCCGTACGAAGTCCCCGAAGTGCCTCAAGGACCTCGCGCTCAACGCCCTCAAGGTGAAGTGGCTGCGCCACTTCTACGCCTCCGAGGAACTGGAGGCTGGCGAATCGATCGTCTCCCTGGCACGCTGGCTGGGGCACTCCGACCCCGGGTCCACGCTGCGGAAGTACTCCCACTTCCTGCCCCGCGCGGGCGCACGGGGTAGCGCTGCCATCGACGCGATCTTCGCGTAG
- a CDS encoding ALF repeat-containing protein: protein MDAAKASSDAANAATKAADDTQKAVNSAKSVVTLARKVDAERLAEQEEENILAAEEAKKAEDSRVAVAEWEAGRIQQLNAEARTLWKDATAATDPKAKVAKGKQLAVSLLATGGTWVRTAAEATLAGTDEGVSEFVDTRLGLALEQDDRASVAHIAATADKPAQQQAAVDALGQPIDKVREFLRTRAYPGKESDDRVAVAQIMAKGGPGVKEAANKALDGTSADLQEFMETGQYKAQEADDRVTAAQIMSTGGPEVEAATQAALSGPASWLRSFLAYGQYKAQQRDANAAAHIAEIDAPLAGADKSAALAHKDAAEAQKAAAHARDKAKEAVKWANAAKASAERAAKDAQRADKAADRAAKSADQAAKSARTARSAAASAQQDARGTGPGSPPRPRARTLSRRPRRKRRRWSPRRTSWSPNCRTR, encoded by the coding sequence GTGGATGCCGCCAAGGCATCCAGCGATGCGGCGAACGCCGCCACCAAGGCCGCCGACGACACACAGAAGGCCGTCAACAGCGCCAAGTCCGTCGTGACGCTGGCCCGCAAGGTCGACGCCGAGCGTCTGGCCGAGCAGGAAGAGGAGAACATCCTCGCGGCCGAGGAGGCCAAGAAGGCCGAGGACTCCCGGGTCGCCGTCGCCGAATGGGAAGCGGGCCGGATTCAGCAGCTCAACGCCGAGGCACGGACGCTCTGGAAGGACGCCACCGCGGCGACGGACCCCAAGGCCAAGGTGGCCAAGGGCAAGCAGCTTGCGGTCAGCCTCCTCGCCACCGGTGGGACCTGGGTTCGCACTGCGGCCGAGGCCACGCTGGCGGGAACCGACGAAGGTGTGTCCGAGTTCGTAGACACCCGGCTGGGTCTCGCCCTGGAGCAGGACGACCGCGCCAGCGTGGCCCACATCGCCGCCACCGCCGACAAGCCGGCCCAGCAGCAGGCTGCCGTGGACGCGCTCGGCCAGCCGATCGACAAGGTCCGGGAGTTCCTGCGGACCCGTGCCTACCCGGGCAAGGAATCCGACGACCGTGTCGCGGTCGCGCAGATCATGGCCAAGGGCGGACCCGGCGTAAAGGAGGCCGCCAACAAGGCACTTGACGGAACCTCGGCCGACCTCCAGGAGTTCATGGAAACGGGTCAATACAAGGCCCAGGAAGCCGACGACCGCGTCACGGCCGCCCAGATCATGTCCACGGGCGGCCCCGAGGTCGAGGCGGCCACACAGGCGGCTCTGTCCGGCCCGGCGTCGTGGCTGCGGTCCTTCCTCGCATACGGGCAGTACAAGGCGCAGCAGCGCGATGCCAACGCCGCCGCCCACATCGCCGAGATCGATGCGCCCCTGGCGGGCGCGGACAAGTCGGCGGCCCTCGCGCACAAGGACGCCGCCGAGGCCCAGAAGGCTGCCGCGCACGCCCGCGACAAGGCGAAGGAAGCCGTCAAGTGGGCCAACGCGGCAAAGGCATCCGCTGAGCGGGCGGCCAAGGACGCCCAGCGTGCCGACAAGGCCGCCGACCGGGCGGCAAAGTCCGCCGATCAGGCCGCCAAATCCGCCAGGACGGCCCGCAGCGCCGCCGCGTCCGCCCAGCAGGACGCTCGGGGTACCGGGCCGGGTTCTCCGCCGAGGCCGCGGGCAAGGACGCTGTCGCGGCGGCCAAGGCGGAAACGGAGGCGCTGGTCTCCGCGGCGGACAAGCTGGTCGCCGAACTGCAGGACCAGATGA
- a CDS encoding acyl-CoA dehydrogenase family protein, whose amino-acid sequence MTAFALGPEEQEWCAELRALTAERLRPLAEKGEPGRVNRPLVAALGELGLLRRLFPAEGSLRALDLCLLRESLAQECTEAETALALQGLGAYPVVQSGTPDQRARWLPEVAAGRAVAAFALSEPGAGSDAAALSLTAAPDGPGSWRLTGEKCWISNVPEADFATVFARTGGAGARGVTAFLVPADRPGLTGAHLEMLSPHPIGTLEFDGTPVTSADVLGAVDGGFGVAMRTLNLFRPSVGAFAVGMAQAALDAAVAHAGARTAFGGPLKDLQSVGHQLAEMATRVESARLLVYAAASAYDTAAPDIARRSAMAKLLATETAQYIVDAAVQIHGARALRRGHLLEHLYREVRAPRIYEGATEVQRSIIAKELYRGAAHPSGGEAGSGDAGSERRVPERPVPGGPVPGRPVPEGSADD is encoded by the coding sequence GTGACCGCATTCGCGCTGGGACCCGAAGAGCAGGAGTGGTGCGCGGAGTTGCGTGCGCTGACGGCCGAGCGGCTGCGCCCACTGGCGGAGAAGGGTGAACCGGGCCGGGTCAACCGCCCGTTGGTCGCCGCGCTGGGCGAACTGGGCCTGCTGCGCCGCCTGTTCCCCGCCGAAGGATCCCTGCGCGCCCTGGACCTCTGCCTGTTGCGGGAGTCCCTCGCCCAGGAGTGCACGGAGGCGGAGACCGCACTGGCCCTCCAGGGGCTGGGCGCCTACCCGGTCGTGCAGTCCGGGACCCCGGACCAGCGCGCCCGTTGGCTACCGGAGGTGGCTGCCGGGCGCGCGGTCGCGGCCTTCGCGCTGAGCGAGCCGGGCGCGGGCTCGGACGCCGCGGCGCTGTCCCTGACCGCCGCACCCGACGGGCCCGGCAGCTGGCGGCTGACCGGCGAGAAGTGCTGGATCTCCAACGTCCCCGAGGCCGATTTCGCCACCGTATTCGCCCGCACCGGGGGCGCGGGCGCCCGTGGCGTCACGGCCTTCCTGGTGCCCGCCGACCGGCCGGGACTGACCGGCGCACACCTGGAGATGCTCAGTCCGCACCCCATCGGAACGCTGGAGTTCGACGGGACGCCGGTGACCAGCGCGGATGTGCTCGGCGCGGTCGACGGCGGTTTCGGCGTCGCGATGCGCACGCTGAACCTCTTCCGGCCGAGCGTCGGCGCGTTCGCGGTGGGCATGGCGCAGGCCGCGCTGGACGCGGCGGTGGCGCACGCGGGCGCGCGCACCGCGTTCGGCGGTCCGCTCAAGGACCTGCAGTCCGTCGGCCACCAGCTCGCGGAGATGGCCACCCGGGTCGAGTCCGCCCGGCTGCTGGTGTACGCGGCCGCGTCGGCGTACGACACGGCGGCCCCGGACATCGCCCGTCGCTCGGCCATGGCCAAGCTGCTGGCGACCGAGACCGCCCAGTACATCGTCGACGCGGCCGTCCAGATCCATGGCGCCCGCGCGCTGCGCCGTGGCCACCTCCTGGAGCACCTCTACCGCGAGGTGCGTGCGCCGCGCATCTATGAGGGCGCCACCGAGGTACAGCGGTCGATCATCGCGAAGGAGCTGTACCGGGGGGCCGCGCATCCCTCCGGCGGAGAAGCCGGTTCCGGAGACGCCGGTTCGGAGAGGAGGGTTCCGGAGAGGCCGGTTCCGGGCGGGCCGGTTCCCGGTCGGCCGGTTCCGGAGGGGTCCGCTGACGACTGA